A segment of the uncultured Desulfobulbus sp. genome:
GTCCAGATACGAGGGCGGTAGCCTCCATGGCCCAAGCTTCCATAGGAGGATGTTTATGATACCCCCACTGCCATGCATGCCCCCAACTCAACCCTTCAATAACATCCAGCGGAAGGTTGGCGTTAACCAACGTGGGCAGTAACGTCCAAAAGAATATATGAAGGACAACAAAGCCCCCAAATAAAATACCAGGTTTTTCCTGAACCCATTTTTCCAGCTCGATATGCATAGTATTATTGAATTACCACTGAAAGTAAGCTGTTATAATTCCCCTGAAGGCGTATACTTCAAATTGAAACATGCAACTCTATTGCTTCCTAAAAGCTTCATACCATTCCGGAGATTCCGGTTGCTCCTTATGAAGGACATTGCGATGCACCTGCTCCTCGATGATAATATCCGGATGATATTTCTCTATCGCATAGTTATAGAGCTCAATTTGTGGCCGAGGAGCCACGAGGAACACCGTCTTTCGAAAATGATGAGGTAAAAATTTTCTCCAACTGGTGTTACCAAAGGAGTCATGAAAAACAACTGCAGTCCCATACCCATTTGGATTATACACTGTTAACAGCGCGGTTGGCCCAGTTACAATATCAGGGTCTGTCTCTTCTTCCTGAATTTCCACTTTAAGTGCTGGAGGGTCAATCTGGATATAATCAATATCCCTGTTTTTCCCATCACCTACAAAGGCTACCAAGTCACCAGTCCAACTCTGTTGCACCATTGTACACTCGGAGAGCGGAATAGGCTCTCGTATAGCGGGAAGTTGTTCCCGCACGGCCTCAATCAATGCGCAATACCCATAATAACTTCCTAAAGGATTCCAGTGGGTGTCGTTAGAGAAATAGAGGATACCGTCTTTCTTGTGCTCAAGCATTGCCCCTCGGAGGTCCAATCGATGTAGCGCTGCATTTTTCGCCTGGAGATAGTCCATAAACTGCTCCACACCATCTCTTTTCCTGGCATTTTGCAAAAAATCTGGCAATTTTTCCGGATAAACAACCGCCTTATTTGGGGCAATAACCCAAAGATACGCAATCCCCTGCTCTTGGAGCCACTTTTGTTTCCCTTCCTGACTTTCATACAGTCGTGAAGTCTCTTCCTCTGATAGAACTCTAAGCCCCATAAAATCAGCCAACGCCCCATCCAAAGAGGTAAACAGCCAACCTGTATCTGAGACCACAACACTGTTCGGCCGCCTGTCAAACCAATCACGGATTACACCGTTATACCGACGGATAAAGGTATTTCTAAACCCGAAATGATCATCAAACCACTCCGTTGTCTTTTCAGGCCATTCTGCCAATGCCAGACTCGAGTAGAGGGGCAACTTAGCCATAGGGCGATTTTCATTCTGCAACGGATAAAAATCCCAATGTAAAAATGTCCCAATGCATGGGGCGCTGATTAAAAAAACAAAAAATAGTATCAAGGGCCAACCGCTTGCACAGCGAGTATGTTCAACAACAGTCATCGTCTTAAAACCTAAAATAAATAAAAGGGTTATGTGTCCCGGAAGCGAGCGCCATTGCACTGAACAAAAAAACGACACTGACAAGCACAACCCAGAGCACTTCATTCAGATACACAATAAACTGTCGTTTCAAGGACAACTGACAGAGACGTCTTTTCAAAATCTCAAAGATGGGTGTGGAAAAAACAACCCCAAAAATAATGGCCCAAAGAATATCGCGAGTCCACCAGTCTTGGAGCATTAATGCAGAGGTTTTCACCGTAGCCCCACCCAACATGGCTTTGAGGAGCACCAATGACTGTGAAAGCGATTCGGTGGCAAACAAAACCCATCCAACCATAACAACTAAAAGGGTGTAGCCATGCTGTACTATCAGAGGCAGTCGCTCAAGCGACTTGCGAAGGATACGCCGTTCGAGCACTAAAAAAAAGCCATGGTACAGCCCCCACGCCACGTACGCCCAATTGGCGCCATGCCAAAGACCGCAAAGAAAAAAAACGGTCACAAGATTGACATTGGTCCTGATCGCCCCTTTTCTGTTCCCCCCCAGAGGAATATAGAGATAGTCCCGAAACCAGGTTGAAAGAGAAATATGCCATCGTTGCCAGAATTCTCTAACCGACCGTGCAATATACGGGTAGTTAAAGTTTTCCAAGAACTCAAAGCCAAACATCCGCCCCAGCCCTATAGCCATATCACTGTACCCAGAAAAATCATAATAGATCTGGAGGGTAAAACATAACACAGCTACCCAGGCCTGTGTCGTTGTAACCTGGTCGGACGGCAATGCAAAAATTGCATCGGCCGCACGGCTAACAGTGTTGGCAATTAACAC
Coding sequences within it:
- a CDS encoding MBOAT family O-acyltransferase — translated: MVFSSNIFLFLFLPFVLAVYHLLFIPVSLQHKHATKFRQIANVCLLCFSLIFYFWGEGWLIWIIIVSTCVDFFCGLLISGGFAKGDIKVLKEGGPRSGLQRGGLVLSLASNLLLLGFFKYFNFGVDSYNAIVPMGWQLKNVMEVALPLGISFYTFQSMSYTIDVYRGHVKATRSFVNFACFVTLFPQLVAGPIVRYRDIAYQLVHRKITSQLFASGVRRFVLGLGKKVLIANTVSRAADAIFALPSDQVTTTQAWVAVLCFTLQIYYDFSGYSDMAIGLGRMFGFEFLENFNYPYIARSVREFWQRWHISLSTWFRDYLYIPLGGNRKGAIRTNVNLVTVFFLCGLWHGANWAYVAWGLYHGFFLVLERRILRKSLERLPLIVQHGYTLLVVMVGWVLFATESLSQSLVLLKAMLGGATVKTSALMLQDWWTRDILWAIIFGVVFSTPIFEILKRRLCQLSLKRQFIVYLNEVLWVVLVSVVFLFSAMALASGTHNPFIYFRF